From one Budorcas taxicolor isolate Tak-1 chromosome 21, Takin1.1, whole genome shotgun sequence genomic stretch:
- the MAN2C1 gene encoding alpha-mannosidase 2C1, with translation MAAAPALKHWRTTLERVEKFVSPLYFTDCNLRGRLFGDSCPVAELSSFLTPERLPYQEAVQQDFRPAQVGDSFGPTWWTCWFRVELTIPEAWVGQEVHLRWESDGEGLVWRDGEPVQGLTKEGKKTSYILTDKLGEKDPRSLTLYVEVACNGLLGAGKGSMIAAPDPEKMFQVSRAELAVFHRDVYKLLVDLELLLGIAKGLGEDNQRSFQALYTANQMVNVCDPAQPETFPVAQALASKFFGQRGGESQHTIHAMGHCHIDTAWLWPFKETVRKCARSWVTVVQLMERNPEFIFACSQAQQLEWVRSHYPGLHARLQEFACRGQFVPVGGTWVEMDGNLPSGESMVRQFLQGQNFFRQEFGKMCSEFWLPDTFGYSAQLPQIMRSCGIKRFLTQKLSWNLVNSFPHHTFFWEGLDGSQVLAHFPPGDSYGMQGSVEEVLKTVAKNRDKGRTNHSAFLFGFGDGGGGPTQTMVDRLKRLCNTDGLPRVQLSSPEQLFSALEGHSGQLCTWVGELFLELHNGTYTTHAQIKKGNRECERILHDVELLSSLALARSAQFLYPAALLQDLWRLLLLTQFHDVVTGSCIQLVAEEAMCHYEDIRSHGNTLLSAAAAALCAGEPGPEGLLIVNTLPWKRTEVLALPRPGGAHCLALVTVPGMGYAPAPAPTSPQPLLPQQPVFVVQETDGSVTLDNGIIRVRLDPTGRLTSLVLVASGREAIAEGAVGNQFVLFDDVPLYWDAWDVMDYHLETRKPVLGQAGTLAVGTEGGVRGSAWFLLQISPNSRLSQEVVLDVGCPYVRFHTEVHWHEAHKFLKVEFPARVRSPQATYEVQFGHLQRPTHYNTSWDWARFEVWAHRWMDLSEHGFGLALLNDCKYGASVRGNVLSLSLLRAPKSPDATVDMGRHEFTYALMPHKGSFQDAGVIPAAYSLNFPLLVLPAPGPAPAAAWSAFSVSSPAVVLETVKQAETSPQGRTLLLRLYEAHGSHSDCWLHTSLPVQEAVLCDLLERRDPAGPLLLRDNRLKLAFTPFQVRSLLLVLQPPPN, from the exons ATGGCGGCGGCGCCGGCCCTGAAGCACTGGCGCACTACGCTGGAGCGAGTGGAGAAATTCGTGTCGCCGCTCTACTTTACCGATTGTAATCTCCGCGGCAG GCTCTTCGGAGACAGCTGCCCAGTGGCCGAGCTCTCCAGCTTCTTGACGCCCGAAAGACTTCCCTACCAGGAGGCAGTCCAGCAGGACTTCCGCCCCGCGCAGGTCGGCGACAGCTTCGGACCCAC ATGGTGGACCTGTTGGTTCCGTGTAGAGCTGACCATCCCAGAGGCATGGGTAGGTCAGGAAGTTCACCTTCGCTGGGAAAGTGATGGAGAAGGCCTGGTGTGGCGTGATGGGGAACCTGTCCAG GGTTTGaccaaagagggaaagaaaaccaGCTACATTCTGACTGACAAGCTAGGGGAGAAAGACCCCCGGAG CCTGACCCTTTATGTGGAAGTAGCCTGCAATGGGCTCCTGGGGGCCGGAAAGGGATCCATGATCGCAGCCCCTGATCCAGAGAAGATGTTCCAGGTGAGCCGGGCTGAGCTGGCCGTATTCCACCGGGATGTCTACAAGCTCCTGGTGGACCTGGAGCTCCTGCTGGGGATCGCCAAG GGCCTCGGGGAGGACAACCAGCGCAGCTTCCAGGCCCTATACACTGCCAACCAGATGGTGAACGTATGTGACCCTGCCCAGCCTGAGACCTTCCCAGTGGCCCAGGCCCTGGCCTCCAAGTTCTTTGGCCAACGTGGGGGTGAAAGCCAGCATACCATCCACGCCATGGGGCACTGCCACATTGACACAG CCTGGCTCTGGCCCTTCAAGGAGACCGTGCGGAAATGTGCCCGAAGCTGGGTGACAGTCGTTCAGCTCATGGAGCGGAACCCCGAGTTCATCTTTGCCTGCTCCCAG GCGCAGCAGCTCGAGTGGGTAAGGAGCCACTACCCTGGCCTGCATGCCCGGCTCCAGGAGTTCGCCTGCCGCGGGCAGTTTGTGCCCGTGGGGGGCACCTGGGTGGAAATG GATGGGAACCTTCCCAGTGGAGAGTCCATGGTGAGGCAGTTCCTGCAGGGTCAGAACTTCTTCCGTCAGGAGTTCGGGAAGATGTGCTCAGAG TTCTGGCTGCCAGACACATTCGGCTACTCCGCGCAGCTGCCCCAGATCATGCGTAGCTGTGGCATCAAGCGCTTCCTCACCCAAAAGCTGAGCTGGAACTTGGTGAACTCCTTCCCG CACCATACCTTTTTCTGGGAGGGGCTGGATGGCTCCCAGGTGCTGGCCCACTTCCCGCCTGGTGACTCCTATGGGATGCAGGGCAGTGTAGAGGAG GTGCTGAAGACAGTGGCCAAAAACCGGGACAAGGGACGGACCAACCACAGCGCCTTCCTCTTTGGCTTTGGGGATGGAGGTGGTGGCCCCACCCAGACCATGGTGGACCGCTTGAAGCGGCTGTGCAATACCGACGGGCTGCCCAG GGTGCAGCTGTCCTCTCCGGAGCAACTCTTCTCAGCGCTGGAGGGCCACTCGGGGCAGCTGTGCACCTGGGTTGGGGAGCTCTTCCTGGAGCTACACAATGGCACCTACACCACCCATGCCCAG ATCAAGAAGGGGAACCGGGAGTGTGAGCGGATCCTGCATGACGTGGAGCTGCTCAGCAGCCTGGCCCTGGCCCGCAGTGCCCAGTTCCTCTACCCAGCTGCCCTGCTGCAGGATCTCTGGAG GCTCCTGCTCCTGACCCAGTTCCATGATGTGGTGACTGGGAGCTGCATCCAGCTGGTGGCAGAGGAAGCCATGTGCCACTACGAAG ACATCCGTTCCCATGGCAACACACTGCTCAGTGCTGCAGCTGCAGCCCTGTGTGCTGGGGAGCCAGGTCCCGAGGGCCTTCTCATTGTCAACACGCTGCCCTGGAAGCGCACTGAAGTGCTGGCTCTGCCCCGGCCTGGTGGGGCCCACTGCTTAG ccctggtCACTGTCCCCGGCATGGGCTATgctcctgcccccgcccccacctcaccGCAGCCCCTGCTGCCCCAGCAGCCTGTGTTCGTAGTGCAAGAG ACTGACGGTTCTGTGACTCTGGACAACGGCATCATCCGAGTGAGGCTGGACCCAACTGGCCGCCTGACATCCCTGGTGCTGGTGGCCTCCGGCAG GGAGGCCATTGCTGAGGGTGCCGTGGGGAACCAGTTTGTGCTGTTTGACGATGTCCCCCTGTACTGGGATGCGTGGGACGTCATGGACTACCACCTAGAAACACG GAAGCCAGTGCTGGGCCAGGCAGGGACCCTGGCAGTGGGCACTGAGGGTGGCGTGCGGGGCAGCGCCTGGTTCCTGCTGCAGATCAGTCCTAATAGTCGGCTCAGCCAGGAGGTTGTGCTGGACGTTGGCTGCCCCTATGTCCGCTTCCACACTGAG gTGCACTGGCATGAGGCCCACAAGTTCCTGAAAGTGGAGTTCCCTGCCCGTGTGCGCAGCCCCCAGGCGACTTACGAGGTCCAGTTTGGACATCTGCAGCGGCCCACCCACTACAACACCTCTTGGGACTGGGCTCGATTTGAG GTGTGGGCCCACCGCTGGATGGATCTGTCAGAGCATGGCTTTGGGCTGGCTCTGCTCAATGACTGCAAGTATGGCGCGTCAGTACGGGGCAACGTCCTCAGCCTCTCGCT CTTGCGGGCGCCTAAGTCCCCTGACGCCACCGTGGACATGGGGCGGCACGAGTTCACCTACGCGCTGATGCCGCACAAGG GCTCGTTCCAGGACGCTGGCGTTATCCCTGCTGCTTACAGCCTCAACTTCCCCCTGCTGGTGCTGCCCGCCCCGGGCCCGGCGCCCGCCGCCGCCTGGAGTGCCTTCTCAGTTTCCTCGCCCGCGGTCGTGCTGGAGACTGTCAAGCAg GCGGAGACCAGCCCCCAGGGTCGCACGCTCCTGCTGCGGCTGTATGAGGCCCACGGCAGTCACAGCGACTGCTGGCTGCACACGTCGCTGCCGGTTCAGGAGGCCGTCCT CTGTGACCTCCTGGAGCGCCGCGACCCTGCTGGCCCTTTGCTCCTCCGGGACAACCGCCTGAAGCTCGCCTTTACTCCTTTCCAAGTGCGGTCCTTGTTGCTCGTTCTGCAGCCCCCACCGAACTGA